The Xyrauchen texanus isolate HMW12.3.18 chromosome 38, RBS_HiC_50CHRs, whole genome shotgun sequence genome window below encodes:
- the LOC127631559 gene encoding protein FAM181B-like, with translation MAIQAAIMNSQFLNICFPCSVMEYEMEKGLKEGHLGEVACEGDFRETTRDLLSFIDSASSNIKLALDKHVKSKRKVNHRKYLQKQIKRCTSTISPGTAPVQQPCKKHGSPQTPTSNLPSKTPPKKDGIQTNLQSKSLAALFNPAKDVRGERAKKPPLRHRNLPPSFFTEPANSSRVTSTSGMSLKDLERDTPEAAEFLELLGPDYSNIFSEQELFHTAPIRIQHEVTVGPEPVSNESHNFVTGGFLYTEPWGTCNGTSKKTGDMRTLQPNLYSHIDLTGAVPLEQSSPCALPFPNFFSECSAPPVSYDLTNGYNRMSFPSL, from the coding sequence ATGGCTATTCAAGCTGCCATCATGAACTCCCAGTTCTTAAACATCTGCTTTCCTTGTTCAGTCATGGAGTacgagatggagaagggtctgAAAGAGGGCCATCTGGGTGAGGTGGCTTGCGAAGGGGATTTTCGGGAGACCACCAGAGACCTGCTTAGCTTTATTGACTCAGCATCCAGTAACATCAAACTTGCATTGGACAAACATGTCAAGTCCAAGAGGAAGGTCAACCACCGCAAGTACCTGCAGAAGCAGATTAAAAGGTGCACAAGTACCATCTCACCAGGGACAGCACCAGTCCAGCAGCCATGTAAGAAACACGGTTCGCCCCAAACCCCAACCAGCAACCTGCCCAGCAAAACGCCACCCAAGAAGGACGGGATACAGACCAACCTGCAAAGCAAGAGTCTGGCTGCCCTTTTTAACCCAGCAAAGGATGTACGAGGAGAAAGGGCCAAGAAGCCCCCACTGCGGCACCGAAACCTTCCACCATCCTTCTTTACAGAGCCGGCCAACAGCTCGAGAGTTACATCTACATCTGGCATGTCGCTCAAAGACCTGGAGCGTGATACTCCGGAGGCAGCAGAGTTCTTAGAGCTTCTTGGGCCTGATTACAGCAACATTTTCTCGGAGCAAGAGCTGTTCCATACGGCACCTATAAGGATCCAACATGAGGTGACCGTAGGCCCTGAACCGGTTTCTAATGAATCGCACAATTTTGTAACTGGTGGTTTTTTGTACACAGAGCCTTGGGGTACTTGTAATGGCACCTCAAAAAAGACTGGGGACATGCGGACGCTGCAGCCAAATCTTTATAGTCATATAGACCTTACTGGCGCTGTGCCACTGGAACAGAGTTCACCTTGTGCACTTCCCTTTCCAAACTTCTTTTCAGAGTGCTCCGCACCTCCGGTCTCCTATGATCTGACGAATGGATACAACAGAATGAGCTTTCCATCTCTTTAA